From one bacterium genomic stretch:
- a CDS encoding DUF3108 domain-containing protein gives MKKKKIFFALIVCMLFFLYGNFELKSPASFASGEEEIFSKDTEKLEFSLRWNGIIGGKSTIDFKKIPLPDLEQKSYFFKSQLKTVGLADIFFRIRNEYSTLVILDSKEILPIWWEVKQEEINYKYEEKTDFVELLAKEPGLQNPLSSLFLIRLKKWEVGESVIVPVLVQKKIHPIKVQAVSKEPLKIYGKTFDTIVIDVATQDVTLGISSTKISDIKIWLTDDERKLPILMKANTAVGPITVLLDNREELMK, from the coding sequence ATGAAAAAAAAGAAAATATTTTTTGCCCTTATTGTCTGCATGCTCTTTTTTCTTTATGGGAACTTTGAACTAAAATCCCCTGCCAGCTTCGCATCAGGCGAGGAAGAAATTTTTTCAAAAGACACTGAAAAATTGGAATTTTCCCTTAGATGGAATGGCATAATAGGCGGCAAATCAACAATAGATTTCAAAAAAATTCCTTTACCCGATTTGGAACAAAAATCTTATTTTTTCAAGTCCCAATTAAAAACTGTGGGCTTAGCGGATATATTTTTTAGAATTAGGAATGAATATTCTACGCTTGTAATTCTCGACTCAAAAGAAATCTTGCCGATATGGTGGGAAGTAAAACAGGAGGAGATAAATTATAAATACGAAGAGAAAACGGATTTTGTGGAACTTTTAGCAAAAGAACCCGGTTTACAAAATCCTTTATCATCTTTATTTCTAATCCGTTTGAAAAAGTGGGAAGTAGGTGAGAGCGTTATTGTGCCTGTGTTAGTTCAAAAGAAAATTCATCCCATAAAAGTGCAAGCAGTTTCAAAAGAACCTTTGAAAATTTACGGCAAAACTTTCGATACTATTGTGATTGATGTTGCGACACAAGATGTTACATTGGGCATTTCCTCTACCAAAATAAGTGACATAAAAATATGGTTGACCGACGATGAGAGAAAACTGCCCATTTTGATGAAAGCCAACACTGCAGTAGGTCCCATAACAGTTTTGTTGGATAACAGAGAAGAACTGATGAAATAA